A window of Thermovenabulum gondwanense contains these coding sequences:
- the ppdK gene encoding pyruvate, phosphate dikinase, with protein MGKFVFNFKEGSAAMKNLLGGKGANLAEMMRIGLPVPPGFTVTTEACSRYFKEGEKIPEDIVGEIFAHLSELEETMGKKLGSRENPLLVSVRSGAPVSMPGMMDTILNLGLNDESVEGLYESTGNRRFAFDCYRRFIQMFSNVVLGVEHDKFERIIESVKRKRKAEYDTELDDRDWEEVIQHYKDLILKETRSEFPQDPRKQLMMAVEAVFRSWNNQRAIIYRRINKIPDDLGTAVNVQSMVFGNMGNDSGTGVAFTRNPSTGEKHFYGEFLLNAQGEDVVAGIRTPKNIEELKELMPEVYEQLINVSNLLERHYKDMQDIEFTVEKGKLYLLQTRNGKRTAQAAVKIAVDMAKEGLITKEEALMRVSPEQVASLLHSRIDPSAKVEIIAKGLPASPGAAWGQVVFSPDEAENLGHQGIKVILVRTETTPDDIHGIVAAQGVLTSRGGMTSHAAVVARGMGKPCVCGCDSISIDYANEEFKAGGITVKKGEVISIDGSTGNVILGKVKMIDPVLSEEFKELLGWADEIRKLSVRTNADTPKDAEVARNFGAEGIGLCRTEHMFMDQKRLPYVQEMIMAETADEREKALFVIQNFQEEDFEGIFRAMEGLPVTIRLLDPPLHEFLPKEEELVEEINELKQKGEKELLRKKQEVLKRVRSLKEFNPMLGLRGCRLGIVYPEIYDMQIRAIFNAACRLTKKGIKVLPEVEIPLVSNVNELKKLTERVHEIAKKIMEEEGIKVDYKVGTMLELPRACLIADELARYAEFFSFGTNDLTQTTYGLSRDDAEAKFLPYYISNKILNEDPFIVLDRDGVGTLMKIAVEKGRKVNREILIGICGEHGGEPNSIEFCHEIGLDYVSCSPFRVPVARLAAAHAVLKERIK; from the coding sequence GTGGGAAAATTTGTTTTTAACTTTAAAGAAGGTAGTGCGGCAATGAAAAACCTACTGGGGGGGAAGGGCGCGAATTTAGCCGAAATGATGCGTATAGGGCTCCCGGTACCCCCCGGGTTTACGGTTACAACGGAAGCCTGTAGCAGGTATTTTAAAGAAGGGGAAAAGATACCGGAGGATATAGTTGGAGAAATTTTCGCTCACCTCAGTGAGCTTGAAGAGACTATGGGGAAAAAGCTCGGAAGCAGGGAAAACCCCCTGCTGGTTTCGGTGAGGTCGGGGGCGCCGGTTTCTATGCCGGGAATGATGGATACAATTCTTAATCTGGGATTAAATGATGAATCGGTAGAAGGTCTTTATGAATCAACGGGAAATAGGCGCTTTGCTTTCGATTGTTACAGAAGATTCATTCAAATGTTTTCCAATGTGGTGCTGGGAGTGGAGCACGATAAATTCGAAAGAATTATTGAATCCGTCAAAAGGAAAAGAAAAGCAGAATATGACACGGAATTGGATGACAGGGATTGGGAAGAAGTTATACAACATTATAAAGATCTAATTTTAAAAGAAACCAGAAGTGAGTTTCCCCAGGATCCCAGGAAACAGCTAATGATGGCTGTAGAAGCGGTATTCAGGTCCTGGAACAACCAAAGAGCAATTATTTATAGAAGGATTAACAAAATTCCCGATGATTTAGGAACCGCGGTAAATGTACAGTCTATGGTTTTTGGTAATATGGGGAATGATTCGGGGACGGGAGTGGCTTTTACCAGAAATCCTTCCACCGGTGAGAAACACTTTTACGGAGAGTTTTTGCTGAACGCCCAGGGAGAAGATGTGGTGGCAGGCATCAGGACTCCGAAAAACATTGAGGAACTGAAGGAATTAATGCCTGAAGTTTACGAACAATTGATAAATGTCAGCAATCTTCTTGAGAGACATTACAAGGATATGCAGGATATAGAGTTTACCGTTGAAAAGGGGAAACTGTACTTATTGCAAACGAGAAATGGAAAACGAACCGCTCAGGCAGCCGTGAAAATAGCGGTAGATATGGCAAAAGAAGGGCTTATTACTAAGGAAGAGGCACTGATGAGGGTGTCACCGGAACAGGTGGCTTCGCTTCTGCACAGCCGAATAGATCCATCGGCAAAAGTGGAAATAATAGCAAAGGGGTTACCCGCATCGCCGGGAGCGGCCTGGGGACAGGTGGTTTTTTCGCCTGATGAGGCAGAAAACCTGGGCCATCAGGGAATAAAGGTTATTCTCGTTAGAACGGAGACGACACCCGATGACATTCACGGTATCGTAGCGGCTCAGGGAGTGCTGACCAGCCGCGGCGGAATGACCAGCCATGCAGCGGTAGTAGCAAGGGGTATGGGAAAACCATGCGTTTGCGGATGTGATTCGATAAGTATCGATTATGCAAATGAGGAATTTAAAGCTGGAGGCATTACTGTAAAAAAAGGTGAAGTGATTTCAATTGACGGGTCCACGGGCAATGTAATCCTGGGGAAAGTTAAGATGATTGACCCCGTACTTTCGGAGGAATTTAAGGAGCTTCTTGGATGGGCTGATGAGATAAGAAAGCTTTCCGTAAGAACCAATGCAGATACTCCGAAGGATGCGGAGGTGGCGAGAAATTTTGGCGCAGAAGGAATTGGACTTTGCAGGACCGAGCACATGTTTATGGATCAGAAAAGGCTCCCCTACGTCCAGGAGATGATAATGGCAGAAACGGCTGATGAGAGGGAAAAAGCACTTTTTGTAATACAAAATTTTCAGGAAGAAGATTTTGAGGGTATTTTCAGGGCAATGGAGGGACTTCCCGTTACCATAAGGCTTCTTGATCCTCCCCTGCATGAGTTTTTACCAAAGGAAGAGGAACTGGTAGAAGAAATAAACGAATTAAAGCAAAAAGGTGAAAAAGAACTGCTAAGGAAAAAGCAGGAAGTACTAAAGAGGGTGAGGTCTTTAAAAGAATTTAACCCAATGCTCGGGCTGAGAGGTTGTCGCTTAGGTATAGTTTATCCCGAAATTTACGATATGCAAATAAGGGCGATATTTAATGCAGCATGCCGTTTAACCAAAAAGGGCATCAAAGTATTGCCCGAAGTGGAGATACCCTTAGTCAGCAATGTGAACGAATTGAAAAAATTAACAGAAAGAGTCCATGAGATAGCAAAGAAAATCATGGAAGAAGAGGGCATAAAAGTAGATTATAAGGTAGGGACGATGTTAGAACTTCCGAGGGCCTGCCTTATCGCGGATGAATTAGCCCGGTATGCAGAATTTTTCTCTTTCGGCACGAATGACCTTACCCAAACCACTTATGGGTTGAGCCGGGATGATGCAGAAGCCAAGTTCTTGCCCTATTATATAAGCAATAAAATTTTAAACGAAGATCCTTTTATAGTCTTAGATAGAGATGGAGTAGGAACATTGATGAAGATTGCGGTAGAAAAGGGAAGAAAGGTCAACCGGGAAATTTTAATAGGTATTTGCGGAGAGCATGGCGGTGAACCAAATTCAATAGAATTCTGCCACGAAATAGGCCTTGATTACGTCAGCTGCTCGCCCTTCCGGGTGCCGGTAGCGAGACTTGCGGCAGCTCACGCCGTCCTTAAAGAAAGGATAAAATAA